Proteins encoded in a region of the Heliomicrobium undosum genome:
- a CDS encoding DUF6075 family protein has protein sequence MDDTILIPRAAQEMLARDSTNRGDRERLALFYILGSVSKLKRMQTRIYDFKERQIIPEVLSQADFSHGERCMLKLAFHLYNGWECPSVRDLFSTFDEDFRTIALKAIAIRFRWSELVFEPEDGA, from the coding sequence ATGGACGACACCATCCTCATTCCTCGGGCCGCCCAAGAGATGCTGGCTCGGGACAGCACAAACCGTGGAGACCGGGAACGCCTGGCGCTGTTTTACATCCTGGGTAGCGTGTCAAAACTCAAACGGATGCAGACGCGAATCTATGATTTCAAGGAGCGCCAGATCATCCCGGAGGTACTGTCACAGGCGGACTTTTCCCATGGCGAACGGTGCATGCTCAAACTGGCCTTTCATCTGTACAACGGATGGGAGTGCCCTTCGGTACGAGACTTGTTCTCGACCTTCGACGAGGACTTTCGTACCATCGCCCTGAAGGCCATCGCCATTCGCTTCCGGTGGTCTGAACTGGTCTTCGAGCCGGAGGATGGAGCATGA